In a genomic window of Nostoc sp. UHCC 0870:
- a CDS encoding type I polyketide synthase: MTQDYRPLIQNALKQIQDLREKLKAQTEPIAIVGMGCRFPGGADTPEKLWQLLRNGHDAITEVPSDRWSVETLYYNNPATPGKMSPRYGGFIGHLKEFDADFFGIAPKEAISLDPQQRLLLEVTWEALENTGILPEQLTGSQTGVFIGISSNDYTTHLLNRPLTDIDAYLATGNSHSTAAGRISYILGFTGPSLAVDTACSSSLVAVHLACQSLRQGECQLAVVGGVNRILSPEFTINFSQARMLAADGRCKTFDAKADGFVRGEGCGVIILQKLSDAQAARNPILAVIRGSAVNQDGRSSGLTVPNGLSQQAVIRQALKNATVEPSDITYIEAHGTGTALGDPIEIGALGAVFGESHQKSPLLVGSLKTNIGHLEAAAGIAGLMKVVLALKHGEIPPHLHFEQPNPHIPWEQFPIQIPTTCTPWHGKKLAGVSSFGFSGTNAHVILAASEIQNQEKENNIERPLQILTLSAKTETGLKQLAQSYISHFNDNDWADICYSANTGRTEFEYRLSIIADSLTTAQEKLNCFIKNEATTNLFTTKVNSQPRPKIAFLFTGQGSQYQNMGWELYQTAPLFQQTIDKCCELLHPYLDVDLRSILFTTEDKTNISPYTPTPLHPYTLTQTLYTQPALFILEYALCQLWLSWGIKPDFLIGHSIGEYVAACIAGVFSLEDGLKLITARARLMQELPQGKMVAVAASASQLQNLLLPYHQQVSIAAINAPNNTVISGETSAIEKIIAVLTSQNIQTTALSVSHAFHSPMMAAMLGEFEKIAAIINFHPPKYPIISNVTGNLINSEISTPEYWCRHIRQPVQFLAGVETLIQQNCSIFLEIGAKPILLQMARSVIAQADKYLWLPSLQPKQQDWQVILSSIAALYGRGVKFDWQRFDHNYNRQHLDLPNYPFQRQRFWVDIKPNSKNYDSSANNSIHPLLGQKLNLSKSTDIYFEQQLTDNHPNYLQDHKVFNQIILPGAAYLEIALAAGKEIFQDDSICLETVNFQQACILTPDNPKNIQFILKNNHEFEILSSTSTNDWITHATGKIQPHSNIPQNQQINLGELQNTFTQITDITDFYQTLNQVGIDYGETFQAITRIWHHENQALAEIQLTSTCNCRDNYQFHPIILDACLQTIAAIFYNQPTPSNSSQTVETFHETSLHIPPSLVGKGVRGLGFNLKNQVYLPIGVDKLKISQPIGEAVWSLVKLRNQDKNSPILITDIQILSPVGQIIAVVEGLQLKKIQSSTITDWQNWLYEIEWRSEPLSITSDSSLTSPAEIAQELAPKFTELLTTEEIKTYAQLLPQLEELSLYYISQALQNIDILSAEITPQHQQLYTHLLSLIKNQPKYEKPQLSPTQHPQITAELTLIERCGTNLAKVLQGEYNPVDLLFPKGDLTTLTQLYQNSPGAKVMNTLVQQAIKSALQKLPPGEKVRILEIGAGTGGTTAYVLPELVNKSVEYVFTDISPLFLAKARQQFSEYEFVSYQTLNIEQSLNNQDVNPHRFDIVIAANVLHATENLSHTITNVKSLLKNHGLLILLEGTIPSIWIDLIFGLTEGWWRFQDKDLRPHHPLISTDAWQSLLETHSFTNIANITPDSVFPEALAQQSVIVAQNTPPQPSPYKREGEEWLIITDLPAWEEAIKQKLQLPYFTFKPSDNIADFLHQSIKQIIYIASCQDSINECNNVLHLVQTLIKNQHYPINLWLVTQGAVNPHTITGLNQSSVWGMGKVIRLEHPELNCRCVDLDPTQELFTQVENLVSEINHPGEEAQIALHKSGRKVARLTHCTYQILPDEPYHLTINKRGVLTSLKWQSSPRRQPQTEEVEIQVKATGLNFIDVLDALGLLPFERNWFGVECAGEVVAIGEGVTHLNVGDAVVALATDSFSQYVTTNANYVIKKPDSLSFTAAATIPANFLTAAYALREVAKIQPKQRILIHAATGGTGMAALQIAQQAGLEVFATASPGKWEILRALGVQHIFNSRTLDFAEEILEITQGEGVDIVFNSLSGEFIPASLSVLKPQGQFIEIGKRGVWNAKQVAQVKPNVAYHLVDLMSVAQQQPQIIQTLLHYLMAEFSTGKMRSLPQTIFPATKIVAALQMMQQARHIGKIVIAHTPTETVQPHATYLITGGMGGLGLRVARWLVEKGVKHLVLLGRNQPDTDAQQQIQALQATGAKIITTQADVSQKDQLAAVLADIQQNYPPLRGVIHAAGVLDDGILQQLTPERSHRVMNPKITGAWNLHQLTQNIPLDYFIMFSSAASLLGSPGQVNHVAANTFLDALAQYRRHQGLPALSINWGVWSDIGAAAKRQVSNQMSSRGIGEITPDQGIDILEFLLTQSSTQVGVIPINWSELLKQKLSSPFFSDFYNQTSATTTQNQTSQLIEQIKTLGIKERISYLRNYLQTAVSQVLGSSSSQLPDVQLGFFDMGMDSLMMIELRSRLETSLKQTIPSTVLFEHPTINALAEYIANELLSQKAVISTITEQQNPTSSDVTSEQRIEMSITAELAALEALLSS, from the coding sequence TCTTAGGATTCACAGGCCCCTCCCTAGCCGTAGATACCGCCTGTTCCTCCTCCCTAGTCGCCGTACATCTCGCCTGTCAAAGCCTCCGCCAAGGAGAATGTCAACTCGCTGTAGTTGGTGGTGTAAATCGCATCCTTTCCCCAGAATTTACCATCAACTTTTCTCAAGCGCGGATGCTAGCCGCCGATGGAAGATGTAAAACCTTTGATGCTAAAGCTGACGGCTTTGTCAGAGGTGAAGGCTGCGGCGTAATCATTCTCCAAAAACTTAGCGATGCTCAAGCCGCCAGAAATCCTATACTAGCAGTGATTCGGGGTAGTGCCGTCAACCAAGATGGACGCAGTAGCGGCTTAACCGTTCCCAATGGACTCTCACAACAGGCTGTAATTAGACAAGCCTTAAAAAATGCGACTGTAGAACCTAGTGATATTACTTATATAGAAGCACATGGAACAGGTACAGCCTTGGGAGATCCCATTGAAATTGGGGCGTTAGGGGCTGTATTTGGCGAAAGTCATCAAAAATCGCCTTTATTAGTAGGTTCACTCAAAACCAACATCGGACATTTAGAAGCAGCTGCGGGTATAGCCGGGTTAATGAAAGTAGTGCTGGCGTTGAAACATGGAGAAATTCCGCCACATTTGCATTTTGAACAACCAAATCCCCATATTCCTTGGGAACAGTTCCCCATTCAAATTCCTACCACTTGTACACCTTGGCATGGTAAAAAATTAGCTGGGGTGAGTTCTTTTGGCTTTAGTGGAACTAACGCCCACGTGATTTTAGCAGCTTCAGAAATTCAAAATCAAGAGAAAGAAAATAATATAGAACGTCCTCTGCAAATTTTAACTTTATCAGCTAAAACTGAAACAGGATTAAAACAACTAGCGCAAAGCTATATTAGCCATTTCAATGATAATGATTGGGCAGATATTTGTTATAGTGCAAATACTGGGAGAACTGAATTTGAATACCGCCTTTCTATCATCGCGGATTCCCTCACCACAGCCCAAGAAAAATTAAATTGTTTCATCAAAAATGAAGCAACAACAAATCTATTTACAACTAAAGTAAATTCTCAACCTCGCCCCAAAATCGCCTTCCTCTTCACCGGACAAGGTTCACAATATCAAAACATGGGTTGGGAACTATATCAAACTGCACCTTTATTTCAACAAACAATAGATAAATGCTGTGAATTATTGCATCCTTACTTAGATGTAGATTTACGTTCAATTCTATTCACAACAGAAGATAAAACAAATATTTCCCCCTACACCCCTACACCCCTACACCCCTACACCCTTACTCAAACCCTCTACACCCAACCAGCATTATTCATTCTGGAATACGCACTGTGTCAACTGTGGCTATCCTGGGGAATCAAACCTGACTTCCTCATAGGACATAGCATTGGCGAATATGTAGCCGCTTGTATCGCCGGAGTTTTTAGTTTAGAAGATGGCTTAAAACTAATTACCGCCCGCGCTCGTTTAATGCAGGAACTACCACAAGGTAAAATGGTAGCAGTAGCAGCCAGTGCATCTCAATTACAAAACCTTTTATTACCTTATCATCAACAAGTTTCTATTGCCGCAATTAACGCACCTAATAATACAGTAATTTCCGGTGAAACCTCCGCCATTGAGAAAATTATTGCCGTTTTAACGTCCCAAAATATTCAAACCACAGCTTTATCAGTATCCCATGCTTTCCACTCACCAATGATGGCAGCAATGTTAGGAGAATTTGAAAAAATTGCTGCTATTATTAATTTTCATCCGCCAAAATATCCCATCATATCTAATGTTACAGGTAATTTAATTAATTCAGAAATTTCTACTCCTGAATATTGGTGTCGTCACATTCGTCAACCAGTACAGTTTCTCGCTGGTGTCGAAACCCTCATTCAACAAAATTGCAGCATATTTTTAGAAATAGGAGCAAAGCCAATTTTACTACAAATGGCACGCTCTGTTATTGCCCAAGCCGATAAATATTTATGGCTACCAAGCTTACAACCCAAACAACAAGATTGGCAGGTAATACTATCAAGTATTGCCGCATTATATGGCAGAGGAGTAAAATTTGATTGGCAGAGATTTGACCATAATTATAACCGCCAACATTTAGATTTACCAAATTATCCTTTTCAAAGACAAAGGTTTTGGGTAGATATTAAACCAAACAGTAAAAATTATGATTCATCTGCAAATAATAGCATTCATCCCTTATTAGGACAAAAATTAAACTTATCTAAATCTACTGATATATACTTTGAGCAACAACTGACTGACAATCATCCTAATTATCTACAAGATCATAAAGTATTTAACCAAATTATCTTACCTGGAGCGGCATATTTAGAAATAGCACTAGCTGCGGGAAAGGAAATCTTTCAAGATGATAGTATTTGTTTAGAAACAGTTAATTTCCAACAAGCTTGTATTTTAACTCCAGATAATCCCAAAAATATCCAATTCATTCTGAAGAATAATCATGAATTTGAAATTCTCAGTAGCACCTCAACAAATGATTGGATAACTCATGCTACTGGTAAAATACAACCTCACAGCAATATTCCTCAAAACCAGCAGATAAATCTTGGAGAACTGCAAAATACATTCACCCAAATCACCGACATTACCGACTTTTATCAAACCCTCAACCAAGTAGGAATAGATTACGGTGAAACCTTCCAAGCTATTACCAGAATTTGGCATCATGAAAATCAAGCTTTAGCAGAAATTCAGTTAACTTCAACTTGTAATTGTCGTGATAATTATCAATTTCATCCTATTATTCTCGATGCTTGTTTGCAAACCATAGCAGCTATTTTTTACAATCAACCTACACCCTCTAATTCTTCACAAACTGTAGAGACGTTTCATGAAACGTCTCTACATATTCCCCCTTCCCTAGTAGGGAAGGGGGTTAGGGGGTTAGGTTTCAATTTAAAAAATCAAGTTTACCTACCTATTGGTGTAGATAAGTTAAAAATTTCGCAACCAATCGGCGAAGCAGTTTGGAGTTTAGTTAAATTACGTAATCAAGATAAAAATTCCCCCATTTTAATCACAGATATTCAAATTCTGTCACCAGTAGGACAAATAATTGCTGTAGTGGAAGGATTACAACTCAAAAAAATCCAATCATCAACTATTACAGATTGGCAAAATTGGTTATATGAAATTGAATGGAGAAGTGAACCTTTAAGCATCACCTCTGATAGTTCTCTCACCTCTCCAGCAGAAATAGCCCAAGAATTAGCACCTAAGTTCACAGAACTATTAACAACAGAGGAAATTAAAACTTACGCCCAATTACTACCACAACTAGAAGAATTAAGTCTTTACTATATTTCCCAAGCCTTACAAAATATAGATATTTTATCAGCAGAAATTACCCCGCAACATCAGCAATTATATACACACCTACTTTCTCTCATCAAAAATCAACCTAAATATGAAAAACCCCAACTTTCCCCAACTCAACACCCACAAATAACCGCCGAATTAACTCTCATCGAACGTTGTGGTACAAACCTAGCTAAAGTTTTGCAAGGAGAATATAATCCTGTAGATTTGTTATTTCCCAAGGGAGACTTAACAACTCTCACCCAACTCTATCAAAATTCCCCTGGTGCGAAGGTAATGAATACCTTAGTACAACAAGCGATAAAATCAGCTTTACAAAAACTACCTCCAGGGGAAAAAGTAAGAATTTTAGAAATTGGTGCGGGTACTGGCGGAACAACAGCTTATGTTTTACCTGAACTCGTCAACAAATCTGTAGAATATGTATTTACAGATATTTCACCTTTATTTTTAGCAAAGGCGCGTCAGCAATTTTCAGAGTATGAATTTGTAAGTTACCAAACTCTAAATATTGAACAATCTTTAAACAATCAAGATGTTAACCCTCATAGGTTTGACATAGTAATTGCAGCTAACGTCTTACACGCCACAGAAAATTTAAGTCATACAATTACTAATGTTAAATCATTACTCAAAAATCACGGTTTACTCATCCTTTTAGAAGGGACAATTCCTAGTATTTGGATAGATTTAATTTTTGGTTTAACTGAAGGTTGGTGGCGTTTTCAAGATAAAGATTTACGCCCACATCATCCCCTGATTTCGACTGACGCTTGGCAAAGTTTATTAGAAACACATAGCTTTACCAACATTGCTAATATTACGCCTGATTCAGTTTTCCCAGAAGCATTAGCCCAACAAAGTGTAATTGTGGCACAAAATACCCCACCCCAACCCTCCCCTTATAAAAGGGAGGGAGAAGAATGGTTAATTATTACAGATTTACCAGCATGGGAAGAAGCTATAAAACAAAAATTACAATTGCCATATTTTACCTTCAAACCTTCAGATAACATTGCAGATTTTCTCCATCAATCTATCAAACAAATCATTTATATTGCTAGTTGTCAAGACAGTATTAATGAATGTAATAATGTTCTTCACCTAGTCCAAACCCTAATTAAAAACCAACATTACCCCATCAACCTTTGGTTAGTAACTCAAGGTGCTGTCAATCCCCACACCATCACAGGATTAAATCAATCTTCTGTTTGGGGAATGGGTAAAGTCATCCGTTTAGAACACCCAGAATTAAATTGTCGTTGTGTCGATTTAGACCCCACACAAGAACTATTTACCCAAGTTGAAAACCTCGTTTCTGAAATTAACCATCCTGGAGAAGAAGCACAAATCGCTTTACATAAATCTGGGCGCAAAGTAGCTAGATTAACTCACTGCACTTATCAAATTCTCCCCGATGAACCTTATCATTTAACAATTAACAAACGCGGTGTACTTACATCCTTAAAATGGCAATCTTCACCCCGTCGTCAACCCCAAACCGAAGAAGTAGAAATTCAAGTAAAAGCCACCGGATTAAATTTTATTGATGTTCTCGATGCTTTGGGATTACTACCTTTTGAACGTAACTGGTTTGGTGTGGAATGTGCTGGTGAAGTTGTCGCCATTGGTGAAGGAGTCACACATTTAAATGTCGGTGATGCTGTGGTTGCACTGGCTACTGACAGTTTTAGTCAATATGTGACAACTAACGCTAATTACGTCATCAAAAAACCAGATTCCTTGAGTTTTACAGCAGCAGCTACTATTCCCGCCAATTTCCTCACTGCTGCTTATGCTTTACGGGAAGTTGCCAAAATTCAACCAAAACAACGCATCCTTATTCACGCGGCGACTGGGGGAACAGGAATGGCTGCTTTACAAATCGCCCAACAAGCAGGTTTAGAAGTCTTTGCTACAGCTAGTCCTGGGAAATGGGAGATTTTACGCGCTTTAGGTGTACAACATATCTTTAATTCGCGTACCTTGGATTTTGCCGAGGAAATTTTGGAAATCACCCAAGGGGAAGGAGTTGATATTGTATTTAACTCTCTGTCTGGTGAATTTATCCCGGCTAGTTTATCGGTACTCAAACCCCAGGGACAATTTATCGAAATTGGTAAACGGGGAGTGTGGAATGCAAAACAAGTTGCTCAAGTCAAGCCTAATGTTGCTTATCATCTAGTGGATTTGATGAGTGTTGCTCAACAACAACCCCAAATAATCCAAACCTTGTTACATTATCTCATGGCAGAGTTTTCTACAGGGAAAATGCGATCGCTTCCTCAAACCATTTTCCCCGCCACCAAAATAGTCGCAGCGTTGCAGATGATGCAACAAGCCCGACATATTGGTAAAATTGTCATTGCCCACACACCCACTGAAACAGTACAACCCCATGCAACCTATTTAATTACAGGGGGAATGGGCGGTTTAGGTTTACGTGTAGCCCGTTGGTTGGTAGAAAAAGGTGTGAAACATCTTGTACTTTTGGGACGTAACCAACCAGATACAGACGCACAGCAACAAATTCAAGCCTTACAAGCAACTGGGGCTAAAATTATTACCACTCAGGCGGATGTCAGCCAAAAAGACCAATTAGCAGCAGTTTTGGCAGATATTCAGCAAAACTATCCACCTTTGCGGGGAGTCATTCACGCAGCCGGAGTTTTAGATGATGGAATTTTACAACAATTAACTCCAGAGCGATCGCACCGCGTCATGAATCCTAAAATCACCGGTGCTTGGAATCTCCACCAATTAACGCAAAACATCCCCCTAGATTATTTCATCATGTTTTCTTCCGCAGCTTCCCTATTAGGTTCTCCAGGACAGGTAAACCACGTAGCTGCAAATACCTTCCTCGATGCTTTAGCCCAATATCGCCGCCATCAGGGATTACCTGCACTGAGTATAAATTGGGGTGTATGGTCAGATATTGGTGCAGCCGCTAAAAGACAAGTCTCTAATCAAATGAGTTCACGGGGTATCGGTGAAATTACTCCCGACCAAGGTATAGATATTCTAGAATTTCTCCTCACCCAATCTTCCACACAAGTAGGGGTAATTCCCATCAATTGGTCAGAACTGCTCAAGCAAAAATTATCCTCACCTTTCTTTAGCGATTTTTACAACCAAACTTCAGCAACCACCACTCAAAATCAAACTTCCCAGCTAATAGAGCAAATCAAAACTTTAGGGATAAAAGAACGTATTTCATATTTGAGAAATTACCTACAAACAGCAGTAAGTCAAGTTTTAGGTTCGTCCTCATCTCAACTACCAGATGTGCAGTTAGGATTTTTTGATATGGGGATGGATTCACTGATGATGATAGAGTTGCGGAGTCGTCTAGAAACAAGTTTAAAGCAAACAATTCCTTCTACAGTGTTGTTTGAACATCCCACCATCAACGCTTTAGCTGAATATATCGCTAACGAATTACTATCACAAAAAGCTGTAATTTCCACAATTACTGAACAGCAGAATCCTACTTCTTCAGATGTCACCTCTGAACAGAGAATTGAAATGTCTATCACAGCAGAATTAGCAGCCCTAGAAGCTCTATTAAGTAGCTAA
- a CDS encoding TolC family protein yields MFIDLFLSGGILLNNSVAIQGNLTGYKTSQLDMVKTISPSLLQANKNPLELPTNSEEVKITNNYPITLQQAVELGQKNNNQLQVALLTVERSRYVLRQREAEAGLYPTVSLNAGVTYQKLAEGQLQQEQLRQQLSDARERDSNLSSNSEAATSTFNGRVQIIQNLKPETSQRKIAEEEIIVNELEVERLSEEIRLNIATDYYNLQQADEEARIALSSVENSQASLRDAVALERAGVGTRFDVLRSQVNLANAQQRLTQSIARQQTTRRQLAARLNLSQTTNISAADPVQIAELWQKSLEESILLAFQNRPELQQELARRKIAIEQTSTPDATYNSFINYNLLDRFNDQVAITDGYAAGLSINKTLFNGGVTRARVAQAKADIAIAETRFADQIDQVRLQVEQAFFNKQANLKNIQTADTALEQAKESLRLARLRFQAGVGTQTDVINAENELTQAEGNRLTAILDYNRALVSLKRAVAGNRVKST; encoded by the coding sequence GTGTTTATAGATTTATTTCTAAGTGGCGGAATACTATTAAATAATAGTGTAGCAATTCAAGGAAATTTAACTGGTTATAAAACTAGCCAGTTAGATATGGTGAAAACTATATCACCCAGCCTTTTACAGGCTAACAAAAATCCCCTAGAGTTACCTACAAATTCTGAAGAAGTCAAAATTACAAACAATTATCCAATTACTCTTCAACAAGCTGTAGAACTAGGGCAAAAAAACAATAATCAGTTACAGGTAGCATTACTGACGGTAGAACGCAGTCGATATGTACTGCGCCAACGGGAAGCGGAAGCTGGTTTATATCCCACGGTTAGTTTAAATGCAGGTGTGACATATCAAAAGTTAGCTGAAGGTCAACTTCAGCAAGAACAATTGCGGCAACAGTTAAGTGATGCTAGAGAGAGAGACTCTAATCTTTCTTCTAACTCAGAAGCAGCAACTTCTACTTTTAACGGGAGAGTGCAAATCATTCAAAATCTCAAACCAGAAACATCCCAGAGAAAGATAGCTGAAGAAGAAATAATTGTCAATGAGTTAGAAGTAGAGCGTCTGTCTGAAGAAATTCGTTTGAATATTGCCACAGATTACTATAATCTACAACAGGCAGATGAAGAAGCACGGATTGCTTTGTCCTCTGTAGAAAATTCCCAGGCTAGTTTACGAGATGCAGTAGCTTTAGAACGCGCCGGCGTGGGGACAAGATTTGATGTTTTGCGATCGCAAGTCAATTTAGCCAATGCTCAACAAAGGTTGACTCAATCCATTGCTAGACAACAAACCACTCGTCGTCAGTTAGCGGCTCGGTTAAATTTATCGCAAACGACGAATATCAGTGCAGCTGATCCCGTGCAAATAGCAGAGTTGTGGCAAAAAAGCTTAGAAGAAAGTATTCTTCTAGCTTTTCAAAACCGTCCTGAACTGCAACAGGAACTAGCGCGGCGCAAAATTGCCATAGAACAAACATCCACACCAGATGCAACTTACAATTCTTTTATCAATTACAATCTCCTTGACCGATTTAATGATCAAGTTGCCATTACAGATGGTTACGCAGCAGGACTGAGCATCAATAAAACTTTATTTAATGGGGGAGTAACCAGAGCCAGGGTAGCTCAAGCAAAAGCGGATATTGCGATCGCAGAAACAAGATTTGCCGATCAAATTGATCAAGTCCGGTTACAAGTAGAGCAAGCCTTTTTTAACAAGCAAGCCAATTTAAAAAATATCCAAACCGCCGACACAGCCTTAGAACAAGCTAAAGAATCTTTACGCCTTGCAAGGTTAAGATTTCAGGCGGGTGTGGGGACTCAAACTGATGTCATCAACGCTGAAAATGAGTTAACACAAGCTGAAGGAAATCGACTTACCGCAATTTTAGATTACAATCGCGCTCTGGTCAGTTTAAAACGAGCCGTTGCCGGAAATCGAGTTAAATCTACTTAA
- a CDS encoding aminotransferase class I/II-fold pyridoxal phosphate-dependent enzyme has protein sequence MNQNQAPLLEALKNCAARPHAAFYTPGHKRGRGIAQPLADLLGRDVFGVDLTELADLDNLSAPQGVIQQAQQLAAAAFGASQTWFLVNGSTCGIEAAILATCGVGDKIILPRNVHSSAIAGLILSGAMPIFVNPEYDSVLDIAHSITPESLQAALEQHPDAKAVLTVYPTYYGVCGDLQAIAHITHEYHIPLLVDEAHGAHFAFHPQLPTPALAAGADLTVQSIHKVLGAMTQASMLHVQGERIDIDRVSKALQLLQSTSPSYVLLASLDAARQQMAMEGKELMSRTLQLADDARTRISQISGLSVLQLPEEGCLSPGFVDLDRTRLTVTVSGLGLTGFEAEEILDAQGVTAEFATLQNITFIISLGNTADDIEQLVQGFRSLGTSRQKNIHNVGCVNAIEPNYTQKRYILTHPTKLSNLTPNSFPCREQELKRISPREAFFAASEIVPVLESCDRICAEIVCPYPPGIPALIPGEVITSSVLEYLQHIQEQGGFISGCCDTTLQSLKVVK, from the coding sequence ATGAATCAAAACCAAGCACCTTTACTAGAAGCTTTAAAAAACTGTGCTGCTCGTCCTCACGCTGCTTTTTACACCCCAGGACATAAGCGGGGACGAGGAATTGCTCAACCTTTGGCTGATTTGTTGGGTAGGGATGTGTTTGGTGTTGATTTAACAGAATTGGCTGATTTAGATAATTTATCTGCACCTCAAGGGGTAATTCAACAGGCGCAACAGTTAGCGGCTGCGGCTTTTGGTGCTTCACAAACATGGTTTTTAGTCAATGGTTCTACTTGTGGAATTGAGGCGGCAATTCTGGCTACTTGTGGTGTAGGGGATAAGATAATTTTGCCGCGTAATGTGCATTCATCTGCGATCGCTGGTTTAATTCTCTCTGGTGCAATGCCAATTTTCGTTAACCCTGAATATGACTCAGTTTTAGATATTGCCCACAGTATCACGCCTGAGAGCTTACAAGCTGCTCTGGAACAACATCCAGATGCTAAGGCGGTGTTGACAGTTTACCCGACATATTACGGTGTTTGTGGAGATTTACAGGCGATCGCTCACATTACCCATGAATATCATATTCCTTTGCTGGTAGACGAAGCCCACGGCGCACATTTTGCTTTTCATCCCCAACTACCTACCCCAGCTTTAGCCGCCGGTGCAGATTTAACTGTGCAGTCGATTCACAAGGTACTCGGTGCAATGACACAAGCATCAATGCTGCACGTCCAAGGTGAGAGGATAGATATTGACCGAGTAAGTAAAGCTTTGCAACTTTTACAGTCTACCAGTCCCAGTTATGTATTGTTAGCTTCCCTCGATGCGGCACGTCAGCAAATGGCGATGGAGGGGAAAGAACTCATGTCTCGCACTTTGCAGCTTGCAGATGATGCGAGAACTAGAATCAGTCAAATATCAGGTTTATCAGTTTTGCAGTTACCAGAAGAAGGTTGTTTATCACCTGGGTTTGTAGATTTGGATAGAACACGGCTAACTGTTACGGTTTCTGGTTTAGGTTTGACGGGGTTTGAGGCGGAGGAAATATTGGATGCACAGGGTGTAACGGCGGAGTTTGCTACACTGCAAAATATTACTTTTATTATTAGTTTGGGTAACACAGCAGATGATATTGAGCAGTTGGTGCAGGGTTTTAGGAGTTTAGGGACTTCCAGACAAAAAAATATCCACAATGTAGGGTGCGTCAATGCGATAGAACCCAACTATACCCAGAAAAGATACATACTGACGCACCCTACCAAACTCTCGAACCTAACCCCCAACTCCTTCCCTTGTAGGGAGCAAGAGTTAAAGCGAATTTCTCCCCGTGAGGCTTTTTTTGCTGCTAGTGAAATTGTACCTGTGTTAGAGAGTTGCGATCGCATCTGTGCGGAAATTGTTTGTCCCTATCCCCCAGGAATTCCGGCGTTAATTCCTGGGGAAGTTATTACATCATCTGTGCTGGAATATTTACAGCATATTCAAGAGCAAGGCGGATTTATTAGCGGTTGTTGTGATACGACTCTCCAAAGTTTAAAGGTAGTTAAGTAG
- the ychF gene encoding redox-regulated ATPase YchF produces the protein MLRAGIVGLPNVGKSTLFNAVVANAKAEAANFPFCTIEPNVGVVAVPDERLNVLAKISGSAQIIPARVEFVDIAGLVKGASQGEGLGNQFLSHIREVDAIVHVVRCFENDDIIHVAGSVDPARDIEIINLELGLADLSQIERRIERTRKQARTSKEAQFEITILEKLAAALNEGKSIRQVSLTDEEAEIIQGLGMLTNKPIIYAANVSEDDLATGNDFVEQVRKIASQENAQVVIVSAQVEAELVELPEEDKADFLESLGVKEGGLKSLITATYTLLGLRTYFTCGPKETRAWTINAGMSAPQAAGVIHSDFERGFIRAETVAYNDLVTNGSMNAAKEKGLVRSEGKEYTVQEGDVMLFRFNV, from the coding sequence ATGCTAAGAGCCGGAATTGTCGGACTTCCCAACGTCGGAAAATCTACTTTATTTAATGCTGTAGTTGCTAACGCCAAAGCAGAAGCAGCTAACTTCCCGTTTTGTACCATTGAACCCAATGTCGGCGTTGTTGCAGTACCAGACGAACGCTTAAACGTGCTTGCTAAAATTTCCGGTTCAGCACAAATTATCCCCGCACGAGTTGAGTTTGTGGATATTGCTGGCTTGGTGAAAGGTGCTAGCCAAGGTGAAGGACTAGGTAATCAGTTTCTCTCTCACATTCGGGAAGTTGATGCGATCGTTCATGTGGTACGTTGTTTTGAAAATGATGACATTATCCATGTCGCTGGTTCAGTTGACCCAGCGCGAGATATTGAAATCATTAATCTAGAACTAGGTTTAGCAGATTTATCACAAATAGAACGTCGCATTGAACGCACCCGTAAGCAAGCACGTACTAGTAAAGAAGCACAATTTGAAATCACAATCTTAGAAAAATTAGCTGCGGCTTTAAATGAAGGTAAATCAATCCGTCAAGTCAGTTTAACTGATGAAGAAGCCGAAATTATTCAAGGCTTAGGAATGCTTACTAATAAGCCAATTATCTACGCTGCAAATGTATCTGAAGATGACTTAGCAACAGGTAATGATTTTGTAGAACAAGTACGAAAAATTGCATCTCAAGAAAATGCTCAAGTCGTAATTGTCTCTGCTCAAGTAGAAGCGGAATTAGTAGAATTACCAGAAGAAGATAAAGCTGATTTTCTGGAATCTTTGGGTGTGAAAGAAGGTGGTTTAAAATCTTTAATTACTGCAACATACACCCTATTAGGGTTGCGGACATATTTTACCTGTGGTCCAAAAGAAACCCGCGCCTGGACTATTAATGCTGGGATGTCAGCACCTCAAGCAGCAGGTGTAATTCACTCCGATTTTGAACGTGGCTTTATTCGCGCTGAAACCGTTGCTTACAATGATTTAGTCACAAACGGTTCAATGAATGCAGCCAAAGAAAAAGGTTTAGTACGGAGCGAAGGGAAAGAGTACACTGTGCAAGAAGGGGATGTAATGTTATTCAGATTTAATGTCTAA